The DNA region GGTTTTTCGGATTTTCCTTGATGTTTTGCAGCGTTTTGTTGCCATCCCGGTTGTCCAGTTTGATCAGTCCGTTTTTGTCCAGAAGCAGAAGGACGCGGGTGATCTCGCTGGTGCCGTTGGGCAGGGCCACGACGGCGCCGTTTTTCAGCTCGCTGACGTTTTTGATTTTGGAGGAGTAAGCCCCCATCGGCTCAAGGTGAACGCCGGTCACTTTGACCAGATGCCACCCCTGTTCCTTGTTGCTCGCTTCCATCCAGGGAATATGCTGGAAGTAGTTGGCGTCCAGCTGCCCTTCTTCCACCGTTTTGTTCGGCAGGACGTAGTCCTGGAACACTTTCACTTCCAATTGAACGCCCTCTTTTTCCAGCTTCGGCTTCACGAACTCGAGAATTTCGGCATGGGGAACGGCCGATGCCCCCACCTTGATCACTTTGCCGGCTTCCTCATCCGCTTTGCCGCAAGCCGTACCGGCGAACACCATCACAACGGCCAACAGGCCCAAAAACCACTTTTTCATCCCGGAAAACCCCCTTTTTAACGTTTGTCGATGCGACGGGAGATCCAATCTCCCGCTCCTTGCACGATTTGCACCAGCACCAACAGGAGCAGGGCGCAGACATACAGCATGGCATCGTTGAACGATTGGAAGCCGAACCGGTAGGCGGCGTCTCCCAATCCGCCTCCTCCCACGATTCCCGCCATCGCCGAATACCCGATCAGGGCAACGCAGGTGACGGTGAGCCCGGAAACGAGTGCCGGCATGGCTTCCGGCAGGAGCACTTTGCGCACGA from Staphylospora marina includes:
- a CDS encoding MetQ/NlpA family ABC transporter substrate-binding protein, which encodes MKKWFLGLLAVVMVFAGTACGKADEEAGKVIKVGASAVPHAEILEFVKPKLEKEGVQLEVKVFQDYVLPNKTVEEGQLDANYFQHIPWMEASNKEQGWHLVKVTGVHLEPMGAYSSKIKNVSELKNGAVVALPNGTSEITRVLLLLDKNGLIKLDNRDGNKTLQNIKENPKNLQFKLLEAATLPRVLGEVDLAVINTNYALQAKLNPMSDALFIEDKDSPYVNVLATKQGKENDPALKKLAEALNSDETKKFIEEKYKGAVVPAF